In Ignavibacteriales bacterium, the following are encoded in one genomic region:
- a CDS encoding LysM peptidoglycan-binding domain-containing protein, whose translation MAEQKIHVVQSGETLSSIAKQYYGDANEYMAIFEANRDQLSDPDKIQVGQELVIPIGGEASGAVPGN comes from the coding sequence ATGGCTGAACAAAAGATCCATGTTGTGCAGAGCGGTGAAACGTTAAGTTCAATAGCAAAACAGTATTATGGTGATGCTAATGAATACATGGCAATATTCGAAGCTAACCGAGACCAGTTATCCGATCCGGATAAGATCCAGGTTGGGCAAGAGCTGGTAATTCCAATAGGAGGAGAGGCATCAGGCGCAGTACCAGGCAACTAA